A genomic segment from Halorubrum depositum encodes:
- a CDS encoding thioredoxin family protein — translation MTVRLLDFHADWCGPCKTQDPILEEIQEDLGDAFELQKVNVDEEQDVANQYQVRSLPTLIIENDDGVVDRFVGVTQREDIEAALSEAGA, via the coding sequence ATGACTGTTCGACTGCTGGATTTTCACGCTGACTGGTGCGGCCCGTGTAAGACGCAGGACCCGATCCTGGAGGAGATCCAGGAGGACCTCGGCGACGCCTTCGAGCTCCAGAAGGTGAACGTCGACGAGGAGCAGGACGTCGCCAACCAGTACCAGGTACGCTCGCTCCCGACGCTGATCATCGAGAACGACGACGGCGTCGTGGACCGGTTCGTCGGCGTCACCCAGCGCGAGGACATCGAGGCCGCGCTCTCCGAAGCCGGCGCCTGA
- a CDS encoding dolichol kinase, translating into MPLPAAEWRAEVEFERRLVHAGGTLYPAPYLLGWFTWTETRYFLVAALAVMLTLEFLRLVVGLNHSLYRKLTREYESDALAGYALYQVSMTGAVLLLEPTLAIPAMWMLSVGDPVSGALADNDATEAKRPAAWIAMFLVCFGLAAPFTIPAFGPDVGVVVAMAGAGPAAVADGLPPIVRGVAVDDNLTIPPAAASGMLLAIALLG; encoded by the coding sequence GTGCCCCTTCCGGCGGCGGAGTGGCGGGCCGAGGTGGAGTTCGAGCGACGGCTGGTCCACGCCGGAGGCACCCTCTACCCGGCCCCGTACCTGCTCGGCTGGTTCACGTGGACGGAGACGCGCTACTTCCTCGTGGCCGCGCTCGCCGTCATGCTCACCCTGGAGTTCCTCCGGCTCGTGGTCGGCCTCAATCACTCGCTCTACCGGAAGCTCACCCGGGAGTACGAGTCGGACGCGCTCGCGGGGTACGCGCTGTACCAGGTGAGCATGACCGGCGCGGTCCTCCTCTTGGAGCCGACCCTCGCGATCCCCGCGATGTGGATGCTGTCGGTCGGCGACCCCGTCAGCGGCGCCCTCGCGGACAACGACGCCACGGAGGCGAAACGCCCCGCGGCGTGGATCGCGATGTTCCTCGTCTGCTTCGGGCTCGCCGCCCCCTTCACCATCCCCGCGTTCGGCCCCGACGTGGGCGTCGTCGTCGCGATGGCGGGCGCCGGTCCCGCCGCCGTCGCCGACGGCCTCCCGCCGATCGTCCGCGGCGTCGCCGTCGACGACAACCTCACCATTCCGCCCGCCGCCGCCAGCGGGATGCTCCTCGCGATCGCTTTGTTGGGGTAG
- the pdxT gene encoding pyridoxal 5'-phosphate synthase glutaminase subunit PdxT, with product MKAGVIAVQGDVAEHAAAVRNAAAAHDEPAEVVEVRDAGIVPDCDVLLMPGGESTTISRLIRREGIDAEIREHVASGRPVLATCAGLIVCSRDAKDDRVDALGLVDVSVDRNAFGRQKDSFEAKVPVTGLDEAFHAVFIRAPLIDEVGPDVEVLATVDGRPVAVRDGPVVATAFHPELTDDSRIHDLAFFPEREVIA from the coding sequence ATGAAAGCAGGCGTCATCGCCGTGCAGGGCGACGTGGCCGAGCACGCCGCCGCCGTCCGGAACGCCGCGGCCGCCCACGACGAGCCCGCCGAGGTCGTCGAGGTCCGCGACGCCGGGATCGTGCCCGACTGCGACGTCCTCCTCATGCCGGGCGGGGAGTCGACGACCATCTCGCGGCTGATCCGCCGGGAAGGGATCGACGCGGAGATCCGCGAGCACGTCGCGAGCGGGAGGCCCGTGCTCGCCACCTGCGCCGGCCTCATCGTCTGCTCGCGGGACGCGAAGGACGACCGCGTCGACGCGCTCGGGCTCGTCGACGTCTCCGTCGACCGCAACGCGTTCGGCCGCCAGAAGGACTCCTTCGAGGCGAAGGTTCCGGTGACCGGGCTCGACGAGGCGTTCCACGCCGTGTTCATCCGCGCGCCGCTCATCGACGAGGTGGGCCCAGACGTCGAGGTGCTCGCGACCGTCGACGGGCGTCCGGTGGCGGTGCGCGACGGCCCCGTCGTCGCCACCGCGTTCCACCCGGAACTCACGGACGACTCGCGGATCCACGACCTCGCCT
- a CDS encoding 50S ribosomal protein L40e: MASFDAAERRNLDRQICMRCNARNAPDAKRCRKCGYTNLRPKAKERRAT; encoded by the coding sequence ATGGCCAGTTTCGACGCCGCGGAACGCCGCAATCTCGACCGGCAGATCTGCATGCGCTGTAACGCCCGCAACGCCCCCGACGCGAAGCGCTGCCGAAAGTGCGGCTACACGAACCTCCGCCCGAAGGCGAAGGAACGCCGCGCGACGTAA
- a CDS encoding preprotein translocase subunit Sec61beta: protein MSSGSNSGGLMSSAGLVRYFDTQDRDAIAMSPKTVLAFCVLFGTFVQILSLTVA from the coding sequence ATGAGCAGTGGTTCCAACTCCGGCGGGCTGATGTCCAGTGCGGGACTGGTCCGCTACTTCGACACCCAGGACCGGGACGCGATCGCGATGAGCCCGAAAACCGTCCTCGCGTTCTGCGTCCTCTTCGGCACCTTCGTGCAGATCCTCTCGCTGACGGTCGCCTAA